The Arenicella chitinivorans genome includes a region encoding these proteins:
- the rrtA gene encoding rhombosortase, producing MKFPLITLTVAFATCALYVFLGAMPELLIWQHGEGQQGWQWLSAHFVHISAEHLVWNTVALLVLGSIVEQNSPTALLFALVAGAIGVNIYLAFFYTLSAYAGLSGVLNTVLVVALYQLYQNPAYKFASVLTFILSVVKVVIEYCFNLSLFSTLPWPSVPQAHLAGLVTGVGLWALGVCQRKCVTGNLTSTGAKLFGRVER from the coding sequence ATGAAATTTCCGCTAATTACTTTGACTGTTGCGTTCGCCACGTGCGCACTCTATGTGTTTTTGGGTGCCATGCCGGAGCTACTAATCTGGCAACACGGTGAGGGTCAACAAGGCTGGCAATGGCTAAGCGCGCATTTTGTGCACATTAGCGCCGAGCACTTGGTTTGGAATACTGTGGCATTGTTGGTGCTGGGCAGTATCGTCGAGCAGAATTCACCAACCGCATTATTGTTCGCTTTGGTGGCGGGCGCCATCGGCGTGAATATCTACCTGGCTTTTTTCTACACGCTCAGCGCCTATGCGGGTTTGTCTGGCGTGTTGAATACCGTGCTCGTTGTCGCGCTCTATCAGCTTTACCAGAACCCTGCGTACAAATTTGCGAGCGTGCTAACGTTTATTCTGTCCGTGGTGAAGGTAGTAATCGAGTACTGCTTCAATCTGTCACTGTTTTCCACGCTGCCATGGCCCTCTGTGCCGCAAGCACACTTAGCTGGGTTGGTGACTGGGGTCGGACTATGGGCTTTGGGTGTATGCCAGCGAAAGTGTGTAACGGGCAACCTTACCTCCACAGGTGCCAAACTGTTCGGGCGCGTTGAGCGTTAG